From a single Sander vitreus isolate 19-12246 chromosome 4, sanVit1, whole genome shotgun sequence genomic region:
- the slc2a11a gene encoding solute carrier family 2, facilitated glucose transporter member 11 — MSPAGAQKSSSLTLVLMVTSAAIGGTLQYGYNLAIMNSPTTFIQTFINETFLERWDIQLEDYQVTLVWTIIVSIFSLGGFAGALIAGPMTIRFGRKKCLLLNNIFLMAGALLALTSRAAKSFEMIIISRVLVGINSGISMNVQPMYFGESAPKHLRGALSSSSAVFAAFGVALGQVVGLREILGSEPCWQYLLASNAIPGLMQLLTLPWFPESPRYLLIDRGDKEACINALRRLRGCEVQSSELDEILQEQAETKGMRPRRPWELFTDRSVRWQLISVMIISSAMQLCGNDSIYFYASYVFREAGISDDKIQYITIGTGSCEFTASIICNLLIELKGRRFMLMGGYIFMTIWAVVFTIALLFEHYVSWMPYLSMACIFTYILSFGLGPAGVSVVLPTELFNQTARPAASMIAGSMMWLNLFIIGMIFPFLVSELREYCFVPFGAVCLLSALYVGLFLPETKGKSLSAITSDFHKLNFKGQDAKCASQTKAQYQLGEVCLSTAL, encoded by the exons ATGTCGCCTGCTGGTGCACAGAAG AGCAGTTCTCTGACATTGGTGCTAATGGTTACTTCTGCAGCCATTGGAGGAACTCTGCAATATGGCTACAACCTCGCCATAATGAATTCTCCCACAACT TTTATTCAAACTTTTATCAATGAGACGTTCTTGGAGCGCTGGGACATTCAGTTGGAGGACTACCAGGTGACTCTGGTCTGGACAATTATTGTCTCCATCTTCTCGTTGGGGGGCTTTGCGGGGGCTCTTATCGCGGGACCTATGACCATACGTTTCGGGAG GAAGAAATGCCTGTTGTTGAACAACATTTTCCTCATGGCTGGAGCACTCTTAGCTCTGACAAGTAGAGCTGCCAAGTCTTTTGAGATGATCATTATCTCCCGTGTCCTGGTTGGAATAAATTCCG GGATCAGCATGAATGTGCAACCTATGTATTTTGGAGAAAGTGCACCAAAGCACTTAAGAGGGGCTCTCTCCTCGTCATCAGCTGTTTTCGCAGCATTTGGTGTTGCGCTGGGACAGGTGGTTGGACTCAG agagATTCTGGGCAGTGAGCCGTGTTGGCAGTATCTTCTTGCCAGTAATGCCATTCCTGGCCTCATGCAGCTCCTCACCCTGCCGTGGTTCCCTGAGAGCCCCAGATACCTGCTCATCGATAGGGGGGACAAGGAGGCTTGTATTAACG CTTTGAGACGGCTGCGAGGCTGTGAGGTCCAGAGCAGTGAGCTCGATGAGATCCTGCAGGAACAGGCTGAAACCAAAGGCATGAGGCCCCGTCGACCCTGGGAGCTTTTTACTGACCGCTCAGTGCGCTGGCAGCTCATCTCTGTCATGATCATCAGCAGTGCCATGCAGCTCTGTGGTAATGACTcg ATTTACTTCTATGCATCATATGTATTCAGAGAAGCTGGAATATCTGATGATAAAATCCAATATATTACAATTGGCACTGGTTCATGTGAATTTACAGCCTCTATAATATGT AATCTGCTGATTGAGCTCAAAGGTCGGAGGTTCATGCTGATGGGAGGGTACATCTTCATGACCATCTGGGCTGTTGTCTTCACAATTGCTCTGTTGTTTGAG CACTATGTATCCTGGATGCCGTACCTGAGCATGGCCTGCATCTTCACCTACATTCTCAGCTTTGGACTGGGACCAG ctgGAGTGAGTGTCGTTCTGCCCACAGAGCTCTTCAATCAGACTGCTCGGCCAGCAGCCTCCATGATCGCTGGCTCCATGATGTGGCTCAACCTTTTCATCATTGGGATGATCTTTCCATTTCTAGTG AGCGAGTTGAGGGAGTACTGCTTTGTGCCTTTCGGAGCGGTCTGCCTGCTGTCGGCGCTGTATGTTGGCCTATTCCTGCCTGAGACCAAGGGGAAGTCTCTGTCAGCCATCACAAGTGATTTCCACAAGCTCAACTTCAAAGGCCAGGACGCAAAGTGTGCGTCGCAAACTAAAGCTCAGTATCAGCTGGGTGAAGTGTGTCTTTCCACGGCCTTGTAG